From the Burkholderia mayonis genome, one window contains:
- a CDS encoding ArsR/SmtB family transcription factor — protein sequence MRAAGSSIDLSEMRASADAACALLKVLSNPDRLLLLCELAQCGELCVSDIEARLDIHQPTLSQQLAVLRDNALVETRRDGKNIYYALASEPAIAIMSVLYEQFCATSKKGKRRGR from the coding sequence ATGCGTGCTGCCGGCTCGTCGATCGACCTGTCCGAAATGCGTGCGTCGGCCGATGCCGCGTGCGCGCTGCTGAAGGTGTTGTCGAATCCTGATCGACTGCTGTTGTTGTGCGAGCTCGCGCAATGCGGCGAGCTGTGCGTGAGCGACATCGAGGCGCGCCTCGACATCCATCAGCCGACGCTGTCGCAACAACTCGCGGTGCTGCGCGACAACGCGCTCGTCGAGACGCGGCGCGACGGCAAGAACATCTACTATGCGCTGGCGAGCGAGCCGGCGATCGCAATCATGTCCGTGCTTTACGAGCAGTTCTGTGCAACGAGCAAGAAGGGGAAGCGTCGTGGCCGTTGA
- a CDS encoding cytochrome b: MTRSTRTPDRYDPLSRLLHWSVAALVLAQFVLGWTMPDVHGTTPPAGLVAWHVALGTALIAAIAARILWSLMRRSPPAHRQSALLSFTASAVHKLLYVALIAVPLLGWLNANGRTWQLKLAGVVPLPTIAAPHSLGASIGEWHSLSATLFIVLIGMHALAALVHRFVMKDGAFERMI, from the coding sequence ATGACACGCTCCACCCGAACCCCAGATCGTTACGACCCGCTCAGCCGCCTCCTGCACTGGAGCGTCGCCGCGCTCGTGCTCGCCCAATTCGTGCTCGGCTGGACGATGCCGGACGTGCATGGCACGACGCCGCCCGCCGGCCTCGTCGCATGGCACGTCGCGCTCGGCACCGCGCTGATCGCCGCCATCGCGGCACGCATACTGTGGTCGCTCATGCGCCGCAGTCCGCCCGCGCATCGGCAGAGCGCGCTTCTCTCGTTCACCGCGAGCGCGGTTCACAAGCTGCTGTATGTCGCGCTGATCGCCGTGCCGCTGCTCGGCTGGCTGAACGCGAACGGCCGCACGTGGCAACTGAAGCTCGCGGGCGTCGTGCCGCTTCCGACCATTGCCGCACCGCACTCGCTCGGCGCGTCGATCGGCGAATGGCACAGCCTGTCGGCGACGCTCTTCATCGTGCTGATCGGCATGCACGCGCTCGCGGCGCTCGTGCATCGCTTCGTGATGAAGGATGGCGCGTTCGAACGGATGATCTGA